One genomic window of Luteitalea pratensis includes the following:
- a CDS encoding ATP-binding protein has protein sequence MPRAPRSLAEAGLSLDLVTQLVLKQLHFSGELEGSDMAQRLGLLWPVIEPALDGLKAQRQLEVVGGSFLGGATYRYRITDAGRVRAVLFLESNAYVGAAPVPLQQYRQYVEEFSRSAPHSANPERVRRTFPHLVVPESVLDQIGPAVNAGTSLFIYGEAGNGKTQIARGIRDIMDGDFAVPHAIEVEGQIVRVFDPVTHEVVNGSATATAGHPGSDTRPPLDLGSQPDGRWIRCRRPVVIAGGELTLESLMLGRSPGGYYRAPLQMVANGGVLVIDDFGRQRCSTTELLNRWIVPLESRVDYLTLGTGQAFEVPFRTLIVFATNLRPHELVDEAFLRRIHAKVYIAGPTSEEFARIFKDYCMVAGVEFDRGLVEHLLDGYYRRYAQPVRGCHPRDLITHALLLAEYRGEPKALTRELLDAACEVYFVRPDQRGTPPH, from the coding sequence ATGCCGCGAGCACCGCGCTCGCTCGCAGAGGCCGGCCTGTCACTGGACCTGGTCACGCAGCTGGTGCTGAAGCAGCTGCACTTTTCCGGCGAGCTCGAGGGCTCGGACATGGCGCAGCGCCTGGGTTTGCTGTGGCCGGTCATCGAGCCCGCCCTCGACGGGCTCAAGGCGCAGCGGCAGTTGGAAGTGGTCGGGGGGTCGTTCCTCGGCGGCGCGACCTACCGCTACCGCATCACCGATGCAGGCCGGGTCCGTGCCGTGCTGTTCCTGGAATCGAATGCCTACGTCGGCGCTGCTCCGGTGCCGCTTCAGCAGTACCGACAGTACGTCGAGGAATTCTCACGGTCGGCCCCTCATTCAGCGAACCCCGAACGGGTGCGCCGGACGTTCCCCCATCTCGTCGTCCCCGAATCAGTCCTCGACCAGATCGGACCGGCGGTCAACGCGGGGACGTCCCTCTTCATCTACGGTGAGGCGGGCAACGGCAAGACACAAATTGCCCGTGGCATCCGCGACATCATGGACGGTGATTTCGCCGTGCCGCACGCCATCGAGGTCGAAGGGCAGATCGTCCGCGTCTTCGACCCCGTGACCCATGAGGTCGTGAACGGCAGCGCCACCGCCACTGCCGGCCACCCCGGCTCCGACACGAGGCCGCCGCTCGATCTCGGATCCCAGCCCGATGGGCGGTGGATCCGGTGCCGTCGGCCGGTGGTCATTGCCGGAGGCGAACTCACCCTCGAGTCGCTGATGCTCGGGCGGAGCCCGGGCGGCTACTATCGCGCGCCACTCCAGATGGTGGCCAACGGCGGTGTGCTCGTGATCGACGACTTTGGCCGTCAGCGCTGTTCGACCACGGAGCTGCTGAACCGTTGGATCGTGCCGCTCGAGAGTCGGGTGGACTACCTGACGCTCGGCACCGGCCAGGCATTCGAGGTGCCGTTTCGGACCCTGATCGTGTTTGCGACCAACCTGCGCCCGCACGAACTCGTCGACGAGGCGTTCCTGCGGCGCATTCACGCCAAGGTCTACATCGCCGGCCCGACGTCCGAAGAGTTCGCGCGCATCTTCAAGGACTACTGCATGGTCGCAGGCGTGGAGTTCGACCGCGGGCTGGTGGAACACCTGCTCGACGGTTACTACCGTCGCTACGCGCAGCCGGTGCGTGGCTGCCATCCTCGCGACCTGATCACGCACGCGCTGTTGCTGGCGGAGTATCGCGGCGAGCCCAAGGCGCTCACCCGGGAACTGCTCGACGCAGCATGCGAGGTCTACTTCGTCCGGCCGGACCAGCGTGGCACTCCGCCGCACTGA
- a CDS encoding sterol desaturase family protein — translation MDDGLLHLIGAALQSLSGAVVILIPPTVFFVLLALFLKGREALPVFERAFEDVRLNLSLHFLDTLLVAPIVAVLAQGIQNGIEAHSLAILAPARWHALPAVVTLVGVVFVGDLISWARHRIEHTRLLWPTHAIHHSDAHMTWMTIMRFHPLNRVTTLIVDLGVLAVCGFPEWALIANFVVRHYYGEFIHADLPWMYGPLRYVFVSPVMHRWHHARDVVGAGSNFATVFAFLDYAFGTYHVPGLCTVPLGVTDQMGKGTLGQMLYPFKAWGERLRETNGGRGEASRHTTAP, via the coding sequence ATGGACGACGGCTTACTCCACCTGATCGGCGCTGCGCTCCAGTCACTGAGCGGCGCCGTGGTCATCCTGATACCGCCCACCGTCTTCTTCGTGCTGCTGGCCCTGTTCCTCAAGGGCCGCGAAGCGCTCCCGGTGTTCGAGCGGGCGTTCGAGGACGTGAGGCTGAACCTGTCGCTGCACTTCCTCGACACGCTGCTCGTGGCGCCCATCGTAGCCGTGCTCGCCCAGGGGATCCAGAACGGCATCGAGGCACACTCCCTGGCTATCCTGGCGCCCGCCCGCTGGCACGCGCTGCCGGCCGTGGTCACGCTGGTCGGCGTCGTGTTCGTTGGCGACCTGATCTCCTGGGCCAGGCACCGGATCGAGCATACGCGGCTGCTGTGGCCGACACACGCCATCCACCACAGCGACGCGCACATGACGTGGATGACCATCATGCGCTTCCATCCCCTGAATCGCGTGACGACGCTCATAGTCGACCTGGGTGTGCTCGCTGTGTGCGGCTTCCCCGAATGGGCGCTGATTGCCAACTTCGTGGTGCGTCACTATTACGGTGAATTCATCCACGCCGACCTGCCGTGGATGTACGGACCGCTGCGATACGTGTTCGTCTCCCCGGTGATGCACCGGTGGCATCACGCACGCGACGTCGTCGGCGCTGGCAGTAACTTCGCCACCGTGTTCGCCTTCCTGGACTACGCGTTCGGAACCTATCACGTGCCAGGGCTCTGCACGGTGCCGCTCGGCGTTACCGATCAGATGGGCAAGGGAACGCTGGGGCAGATGCTGTACCCCTTCAAGGCGTGGGGCGAACGACTGCGCGA
- a CDS encoding VWA domain-containing protein, with protein sequence MRRHPLLVTLLVAVLRGVGAYAQDATVEITSPQGRLSSSGPIRIVARATAATGTAVEKVTFYAGDTRIGEDVSGPIFAVEWVDDNPFVPIELRAEAVDSTGRVAEHRLSLPALDITDETSVASVLLDVAVLDEDGRYVAGLTRERFALREEDVPQKIELAEPSRAPTTITLLVDTSQSMSSRFDFVRRALRRLASLLRPDDTLAVAPFARSLGAITGPTRDLDALSSAIEGLHTRGGTAIADALGDLASRIKNAPGRQIVVLITDGYDEHSTTDVEQSVGALRRASATLYTVGIGGVAGMSFRGRDVLKQLAQQTGGKAFFPARDAELPLVQEHIQDDVAHRYLLTYTPANQTHDGKWRAITLTTDIATYAVKTRAGYFAPAPAPIKPVIEFTAVSRASDSVMLGRYDLEVREDGVLQAVESFQEAVAPVSILIALDQSGSMRGTEAEVRSAALSFVDAVRDEDRIGIVTFSDDASMITDLTLSRAIPRQSIASYRTSGGTALLDGIAISLDRLATSEGRKAIVVMTDGRDENAAGTGPGSRRTLARVLDQIREVDAAIFAIGLGPNVDRASLERLAQTSGGAAYFPAAASELGEQYTRVVEDLRRRYVLSYVSTNSARDGRWRQVTLQGRAGDVVVRSRGGYRAPEQ encoded by the coding sequence ATGAGACGACATCCTTTGCTCGTCACGCTGCTGGTCGCCGTCCTTCGCGGCGTCGGGGCGTACGCGCAGGATGCGACGGTGGAGATCACTTCGCCACAGGGACGCCTGTCGTCGAGTGGCCCCATCCGCATCGTCGCCCGTGCCACAGCCGCGACAGGCACGGCCGTCGAGAAAGTCACCTTCTATGCTGGCGACACGCGGATTGGTGAAGACGTCAGCGGGCCGATCTTCGCGGTCGAGTGGGTGGACGACAATCCGTTCGTTCCAATCGAACTGCGGGCTGAGGCGGTCGACTCCACCGGGCGCGTCGCCGAGCATCGCCTGTCACTGCCCGCGCTCGACATCACCGACGAGACGAGCGTGGCCAGCGTGCTGCTCGATGTCGCTGTTCTGGATGAAGACGGGCGATACGTGGCCGGCCTCACCCGCGAGCGGTTCGCGCTCAGGGAAGAGGACGTGCCCCAGAAAATCGAACTGGCCGAACCGAGCCGCGCGCCCACGACGATCACGCTCTTGGTGGATACAAGCCAGAGCATGTCGAGCCGGTTCGACTTCGTCCGGCGCGCCTTGCGTCGTCTCGCGTCGCTCCTGCGTCCGGACGACACCCTCGCCGTCGCTCCGTTCGCGCGCTCGCTTGGTGCCATCACCGGACCGACGCGCGATCTCGACGCGCTCTCGAGCGCGATTGAGGGGCTGCACACGCGTGGCGGGACTGCCATCGCCGACGCACTCGGCGACCTCGCCAGCCGGATCAAGAACGCACCCGGACGACAGATCGTCGTCCTCATCACCGACGGCTACGACGAGCACAGTACGACGGATGTCGAGCAGTCGGTCGGCGCTCTCCGCCGCGCCAGCGCCACGTTGTACACCGTCGGGATCGGTGGAGTGGCGGGTATGTCCTTCCGCGGTCGAGACGTCCTGAAGCAGTTGGCGCAGCAGACCGGCGGCAAGGCGTTTTTCCCGGCGCGGGACGCCGAACTGCCGCTGGTCCAGGAGCATATTCAGGACGACGTGGCCCACCGCTACTTGCTCACCTATACACCGGCCAACCAGACGCATGACGGCAAGTGGCGGGCGATCACCTTGACGACCGACATCGCAACATATGCGGTCAAGACGCGAGCGGGCTACTTTGCGCCGGCGCCAGCGCCGATCAAGCCCGTCATCGAGTTCACCGCCGTCAGTCGCGCGAGCGATTCGGTCATGCTCGGCCGGTACGATCTCGAGGTCCGCGAGGACGGCGTGCTGCAGGCCGTCGAATCGTTCCAGGAGGCGGTGGCACCGGTGTCCATCCTGATTGCCCTCGACCAGAGCGGCAGCATGCGTGGCACCGAAGCCGAGGTGAGATCGGCAGCACTCAGCTTCGTGGACGCTGTTCGTGACGAAGATCGGATCGGTATCGTGACCTTCAGCGACGACGCGTCGATGATTACCGATCTCACGCTGTCGCGGGCGATTCCCAGGCAGAGCATCGCTTCGTATCGTACGTCCGGCGGCACGGCGCTGCTCGATGGGATCGCGATCAGCCTGGATCGTCTTGCCACCAGCGAGGGCCGTAAGGCCATCGTGGTGATGACCGATGGGCGCGACGAGAACGCCGCGGGCACCGGACCGGGCAGTCGCCGCACGCTGGCGCGGGTACTCGATCAAATCCGAGAGGTCGATGCCGCCATTTTCGCGATCGGCCTCGGGCCCAACGTCGACCGCGCGAGCCTCGAGAGGCTCGCACAGACCTCTGGCGGCGCGGCCTACTTCCCGGCTGCCGCGTCGGAACTCGGGGAACAGTACACGCGGGTGGTCGAGGACCTGCGCCGTCGTTACGTCCTCTCGTATGTCTCCACCAACAGCGCCCGCGACGGACGCTGGCGGCAAGTCACGCTGCAAGGCAGGGCCGGCGACGTCGTCGTCAGGAGCCGTGGCGGCTACCGAGCCCCGGAACAATAG